In uncultured Desulfobacter sp., one DNA window encodes the following:
- a CDS encoding ABC transporter permease: protein MNRFLMRLFGVLRKETLQILRDPSSIILALVMPLALLIIFGYGVSLDAEHVPMVLVNQDNGSMSRELAARFAGSANFKITTAESMAQAQALVLAHKAEGIIFIQNNFTAIVEGAAAGSETGHRAPVQLIINGTDANRARLIEGYIKTIGAKWASVRVARGQTAAVPPVSISQRIWFNEAAISRYFLIPGLIVLIMTLIGILLTALVIAREWERGTMEAMLVTPLRKIDILLGKTLPYYFLGMLGMSLSVVVGTTLFGVPFRGSVGALVGLSSLFMLTCLGFGLFLSAAIRIQFVAAQTSIMAGYLPAFFLSGLIFDLESTPKFIQFISYLFPARYFVTIAHTLFAAGDVWPVLLPNALVLAFMALLFLGLAFRKISKRLE, encoded by the coding sequence ATGAACAGATTTCTCATGCGCCTTTTCGGGGTGCTGCGCAAGGAGACCCTCCAGATTTTACGGGACCCCAGCTCCATCATCCTGGCCCTGGTTATGCCCCTGGCGTTGCTGATCATTTTCGGATATGGGGTGAGTCTGGATGCCGAACATGTCCCCATGGTCCTTGTCAATCAAGATAATGGGTCCATGTCCCGGGAACTTGCAGCACGCTTTGCCGGTTCCGCCAATTTCAAAATAACGACTGCCGAGAGCATGGCCCAGGCCCAAGCTCTTGTGCTGGCGCACAAGGCCGAGGGCATTATCTTTATACAAAATAATTTTACGGCAATCGTTGAAGGCGCAGCGGCAGGAAGCGAAACAGGTCACAGAGCCCCGGTCCAGTTGATCATCAACGGCACCGACGCCAACCGTGCCCGGCTCATTGAAGGCTATATAAAAACCATTGGTGCCAAATGGGCATCCGTGCGGGTGGCCCGGGGACAAACCGCCGCGGTTCCCCCGGTGTCCATATCCCAGCGCATCTGGTTCAATGAGGCCGCCATCAGCCGGTATTTTCTGATTCCCGGCCTGATTGTCTTGATCATGACACTCATCGGCATCCTCCTCACGGCCCTGGTCATTGCCCGGGAGTGGGAGCGCGGCACCATGGAAGCCATGCTGGTGACGCCCCTGCGAAAGATTGATATCCTGTTGGGAAAAACCTTGCCTTATTATTTCCTGGGCATGTTAGGTATGAGTCTGTCCGTGGTGGTGGGCACGACGCTTTTCGGTGTGCCGTTCCGGGGTTCCGTGGGCGCACTTGTGGGCTTAAGTTCCCTGTTCATGCTCACCTGCCTTGGGTTCGGGCTTTTTCTTTCCGCGGCCATCCGCATCCAGTTTGTGGCGGCTCAAACCTCCATTATGGCGGGGTATTTACCGGCATTTTTTCTCTCCGGCCTGATATTTGATCTTGAATCCACACCAAAATTCATTCAGTTCATCAGCTATCTTTTTCCGGCCCGGTATTTTGTGACCATTGCCCATACCCTGTTTGCCGCCGGAGATGTCTGGCCCGTATTGCTGCCCAATGCCCTGGTGCTGGCGTTTATGGCATTGTTGTTCCTGGGTCTTGCCTTTCGTAAAATATCGAAGCGACTGGAGTAA
- a CDS encoding ATP-binding cassette domain-containing protein, whose translation MNSIVSSPIKDTGVENAPLLHADGICKTFDTPGGKKIQALDGISLKIFQGRVTGLVGADGAGKTTLIRIAAGLLVPTAGRMTLLGLDTVDHSLEIQSRVGYMPQKFGLYQDLTVIENLRLYADLQGVALKERHDRFDRLLAMTDLAPYTKRRAGALSGGMKQKLGLACALVKSPELLLLDEPTVGVDPVSRRELWKIVYDLVEKERIGVLVSTAYLDEAQRCDQVKVLHQGRLLAQGSPDDFTAGMQGRVFLAAPDEQMRGRQIYTRLAGQDGISDATIRSGRVRVVVDGELSPDEDNTLDARKQKITTLLNRPAETITAAAPSFEDAFMALVPKGDAQLHASSQNLTTPWVTEPSSGDNAAVITNRLCKKFGDFTAVSNLTLNVRQGEIFGLLGPNGAGKSTTFRMLCGLLPATSGEIRVAGRNLRRSRAKARARLGYMAQQFSLYGQLNVTENFKFFGRAYGLSGSRLKERMAWAFAEFGLGDWQDKPAGALPGGYKQRLSMATALLHEPDILFLDEPTSGVDPFARREFWLRINGFAEQGVTVIVTTHFMEEAEYCDRMVIISRGKTLAMGTPGEIRGLARTPENPDPTMDDAFIVLSQGDRS comes from the coding sequence ATGAACAGCATCGTATCATCTCCAATAAAGGATACGGGAGTGGAAAACGCGCCCCTGTTGCATGCAGACGGTATCTGCAAAACCTTTGATACCCCAGGCGGTAAAAAAATCCAGGCCCTGGACGGTATCAGCCTTAAAATTTTCCAGGGCCGGGTGACCGGCCTTGTGGGTGCGGACGGTGCGGGGAAAACAACGCTTATCCGCATTGCTGCAGGGCTGTTAGTGCCCACGGCCGGCCGAATGACCCTGCTGGGCCTGGACACGGTGGACCACAGTCTGGAAATTCAGAGCCGTGTGGGGTATATGCCCCAGAAATTCGGTTTGTACCAGGATCTGACCGTCATCGAAAATTTAAGACTTTATGCGGATCTTCAGGGGGTAGCATTAAAAGAGCGGCATGACCGCTTTGACAGGCTGCTTGCCATGACTGATCTTGCCCCGTATACCAAAAGACGGGCCGGGGCATTGTCAGGCGGCATGAAGCAGAAATTGGGCCTGGCCTGTGCTCTGGTAAAATCCCCTGAATTACTTCTCCTGGACGAACCCACCGTGGGGGTGGACCCGGTCTCCCGTCGGGAGCTTTGGAAAATCGTCTATGACCTGGTGGAAAAGGAGCGGATCGGGGTTCTGGTCTCTACGGCCTATCTGGATGAGGCACAACGCTGCGACCAGGTTAAAGTGCTTCACCAGGGACGTCTTCTGGCCCAGGGCAGCCCGGACGACTTTACCGCCGGAATGCAGGGCCGGGTATTCCTTGCCGCACCGGATGAACAGATGCGGGGCAGACAGATTTATACCCGGTTGGCAGGCCAGGACGGTATTTCAGACGCCACCATTCGATCCGGGCGGGTGCGGGTGGTCGTTGACGGCGAATTATCCCCGGACGAGGACAATACCCTGGACGCTCGAAAGCAAAAGATTACAACCCTGCTGAACCGCCCGGCCGAAACAATAACAGCGGCAGCCCCGTCTTTTGAAGATGCGTTTATGGCCCTGGTTCCAAAGGGAGATGCCCAGCTGCATGCCTCATCACAGAATTTGACAACCCCTTGGGTCACGGAACCGTCGTCCGGGGATAACGCGGCAGTCATAACAAACCGTTTATGCAAAAAGTTTGGAGATTTTACGGCGGTTTCCAATCTCACCCTTAATGTCCGCCAAGGCGAAATCTTCGGATTACTGGGCCCCAACGGCGCCGGAAAAAGCACCACATTCCGCATGTTGTGCGGACTTTTACCCGCCACATCCGGGGAAATCCGGGTTGCGGGCCGCAATCTGCGCCGCTCCCGTGCCAAAGCCAGGGCACGCCTGGGATATATGGCCCAGCAGTTTTCACTTTACGGCCAGCTTAACGTGACGGAGAACTTCAAGTTTTTTGGCAGGGCATACGGGCTTTCCGGCAGCCGGCTCAAAGAGAGAATGGCCTGGGCCTTTGCCGAATTCGGGCTGGGCGATTGGCAGGACAAACCGGCCGGGGCGCTTCCCGGCGGGTACAAACAGCGTCTTTCCATGGCCACGGCTTTGCTCCACGAGCCGGATATCCTGTTCCTGGATGAGCCCACTTCCGGGGTGGACCCCTTTGCACGGCGGGAGTTCTGGCTGCGCATCAACGGGTTTGCCGAACAGGGGGTGACCGTCATCGTCACCACCCATTTTATGGAAGAGGCGGAATACTGCGACCGCATGGTGATCATCAGCCGGGGCAAAACCCTGGCCATGGGCACACCAGGGGAGATCCGAGGCCTGGCCCGGACTCCGGAAAACCCGGATCCCACCATGGATGATGCCTTTATCGTTCTTTCCCAGGGAGACCGGTCATGA
- a CDS encoding efflux RND transporter periplasmic adaptor subunit — protein MKKVFPVIILIVAAAGAYMYWQNQNKKQDENTGSFKIYGTIDIRDTVLAFTEQERIETVLVEEGMRVKKGQVLAKLRTTKLDAAIKALQARIAAQQETVAKLEAGNRSQEIDQARAEVQAARARVENVSRNVKRLKATSRSGATSIQNYDDAKAQLKVERAQLSASRKALDLLIEGPRKEDIAAARHQFDALVADLAQLQVRLSDMTLTAPADGTIQSRILEQGELAGPSKPAFVLALSDPKWVRAYIPEPMLGKINIGMTARIFTDTLPDQPLDGWVGFISPVAEFTPRAVATEDLRTQLVYETRVFVKDPEDILRLGTPVTVSVDENQPQARPAD, from the coding sequence ATGAAAAAAGTATTCCCTGTCATCATACTGATTGTTGCGGCAGCCGGTGCTTACATGTATTGGCAAAATCAGAACAAAAAACAGGATGAAAATACCGGCTCCTTCAAAATTTACGGTACCATTGATATTCGTGACACAGTTCTTGCGTTTACCGAACAGGAGCGAATTGAAACGGTGCTTGTCGAAGAGGGCATGCGTGTGAAAAAAGGCCAGGTGCTGGCAAAATTGCGCACCACAAAGCTTGATGCCGCCATTAAGGCGTTGCAGGCCAGGATCGCGGCCCAGCAGGAGACCGTGGCCAAGCTGGAAGCGGGGAACCGGTCCCAGGAGATCGACCAGGCCCGGGCCGAGGTGCAGGCTGCCAGGGCCCGGGTGGAAAATGTTTCCCGAAACGTGAAGCGCCTCAAAGCCACCTCCCGGTCCGGGGCCACCAGCATTCAGAACTATGATGATGCAAAAGCCCAGCTAAAGGTTGAAAGAGCCCAGTTATCGGCAAGCCGGAAAGCCCTGGATCTCCTCATTGAAGGTCCGCGCAAAGAGGATATCGCCGCCGCCCGCCACCAGTTTGATGCCCTTGTGGCTGACCTTGCCCAGCTGCAGGTGCGCCTGTCAGACATGACCTTGACCGCCCCTGCCGACGGTACCATCCAGTCCAGAATTCTTGAACAGGGGGAGCTTGCAGGGCCTTCAAAGCCCGCTTTTGTTTTGGCGCTTAGTGATCCTAAATGGGTGCGGGCATATATCCCGGAACCCATGTTGGGAAAAATTAATATAGGCATGACCGCCCGGATTTTCACAGATACGTTACCCGATCAGCCCCTGGACGGATGGGTGGGTTTTATTTCACCCGTGGCGGAATTTACCCCCCGGGCTGTGGCCACTGAAGACCTGCGCACACAGTTGGTGTACGAAACCCGGGTGTTTGTAAAAGACCCGGAGGATATTCTGCGTCTGGGCACCCCCGTGACCGTGTCCGTGGATGAGAATCAGCCCCAGGCCCGGCCTGCGGACTGA
- a CDS encoding CerR family C-terminal domain-containing protein, with product MTKKDNTPKSETKERLLEAAIDVFGRHGFDSATTRMIAKAGNVNIAAIPYYFGGKGGLYQAVINHIAGHIKNEAGDLLEQIGGMTFNQKDGPKQARKLIQAVLERFINFIAGSEQGPRFSRIILREQMFPSPAYDTIFEGFLKPVLDALSTLIMAASGESDPRQATFKAMTLMGQVIIFRVARETIVRGLDLEGYSPQELEEIRRVVVTNALAIAAPPTE from the coding sequence GTGACAAAAAAAGATAATACACCAAAATCCGAGACTAAAGAGCGGCTGCTTGAAGCCGCCATAGACGTATTTGGCAGGCACGGCTTTGATTCGGCTACCACTCGGATGATTGCCAAAGCAGGTAATGTGAACATTGCCGCCATTCCCTATTATTTTGGAGGCAAGGGTGGGCTTTACCAGGCTGTCATTAACCATATTGCCGGCCATATCAAAAATGAAGCCGGAGATCTGCTCGAACAAATTGGCGGGATGACCTTCAACCAAAAAGACGGGCCCAAGCAGGCCAGGAAGTTGATCCAGGCTGTTCTCGAACGATTCATTAATTTTATTGCCGGTTCGGAACAAGGCCCGCGGTTTTCCAGGATCATCCTGAGAGAGCAGATGTTCCCAAGTCCTGCCTATGACACTATTTTTGAAGGGTTCTTAAAACCCGTGCTTGATGCGTTGTCGACACTGATCATGGCGGCATCCGGGGAATCCGATCCCAGACAGGCAACATTTAAAGCCATGACGCTCATGGGCCAGGTGATCATTTTCCGGGTGGCCCGGGAGACCATTGTCCGGGGGCTTGACCTTGAAGGGTATTCCCCTCAAGAATTGGAAGAAATTCGACGGGTGGTTGTAACCAATGCCCTGGCAATAGCTGCACCACCAACCGAATAG
- a CDS encoding LysM peptidoglycan-binding domain-containing protein: MENASVYIVKKGDTLWDLAEKYLNDPIRWPEIWHFNNKLYAAQSSTMSIKPSMLIKNPDLIFVGQKLLIPTSYDHRQTVQPSLEKNGKTPAKDKIRMIPYKFKIENKIFETYLPGGFKAKINIKGDLTIQSEKTITWAALNTEGMELKVAREYETPLNRLVTDYQLGINEKTRQIEFACGVTMHSKIPYAPKYQAQVSINQLTGMPKYITTISYPPIKGKLGHYFYAATGYCVAIEIEKLPDIARRVPRPIPVQQPAKAPLRSPGPDWFYIGGGSCSWWGRLPL, encoded by the coding sequence ATGGAAAATGCAAGTGTTTATATTGTAAAAAAAGGCGATACCTTGTGGGATCTGGCAGAAAAATATCTCAATGATCCAATAAGATGGCCGGAAATATGGCATTTCAACAATAAACTATATGCCGCCCAAAGTTCAACTATGAGTATTAAACCCTCCATGCTCATAAAGAATCCCGACTTGATATTCGTCGGCCAAAAATTATTGATCCCCACGTCCTATGATCACAGGCAGACCGTACAGCCCTCCCTGGAAAAAAATGGAAAGACCCCTGCCAAAGACAAAATCAGGATGATTCCCTATAAATTTAAAATCGAAAACAAAATTTTTGAGACATATTTGCCTGGCGGATTCAAGGCAAAAATAAACATTAAGGGTGATTTAACCATTCAATCTGAAAAAACCATTACCTGGGCAGCACTCAATACAGAAGGAATGGAACTAAAAGTGGCAAGGGAATATGAAACCCCATTAAACAGGTTGGTCACAGATTATCAATTAGGTATAAACGAAAAAACCCGGCAAATAGAGTTTGCCTGTGGCGTAACAATGCATTCCAAAATACCATACGCACCCAAATACCAAGCACAAGTATCAATAAACCAACTCACCGGTATGCCCAAATATATAACCACAATCTCCTATCCTCCAATTAAAGGGAAGCTCGGTCATTATTTTTATGCAGCGACCGGGTATTGTGTTGCCATTGAAATAGAAAAATTGCCCGACATTGCACGCCGGGTACCCAGACCGATACCGGTACAACAGCCGGCAAAAGCACCATTAAGATCTCCTGGACCCGATTGGTTTTATATCGGGGGGGGGTCCTGCTCCTGGTGGGGGCGGCTGCCGTTGTAA